From a single Halobacteriovorax sp. DA5 genomic region:
- a CDS encoding YbaB/EbfC family nucleoid-associated protein has product MAKGMQGLMKQAQQMQQKISTLQKELEKRELEVSSGGGAIKITITGKQEIQAIKIDPEAVDPNDVETLEDLVLTAVNQAIKESQDMVSNAMSKVTGGLNIPGLF; this is encoded by the coding sequence ATGGCAAAGGGAATGCAAGGCCTAATGAAACAGGCTCAACAAATGCAGCAAAAAATTAGTACACTTCAAAAAGAACTTGAAAAGCGTGAGCTTGAAGTATCTTCAGGTGGTGGAGCTATTAAAATTACAATTACTGGTAAGCAAGAAATTCAAGCTATCAAAATTGATCCTGAAGCAGTAGATCCGAATGATGTCGAAACTCTTGAAGATCTTGTTTTAACTGCTGTTAACCAGGCTATTAAAGAGTCTCAAGATATGGTTTCGAATGCAATGAGTAAGGTAACTGGCGGTCTAAACATTCCAGGACTTTTCTAA
- the dnaX gene encoding DNA polymerase III subunit gamma/tau — protein MSYQVLARKYRPAKFQDFVGQEHIVKTLVNSLREDRLGHAYIFSGTRGIGKTTIARIFAKALRCEARDENQNPCGECNACHDFDSAASMNVIEIDGASNNSVDDVRELISNISYLPSSGKYKVYIIDEVHMLSNSAFNALLKTLEEPPEHAIFLMATTEPEKLLGTVLSRCQRFDFVNATVEELKSHIVNIAKLENITFANSELIETLAKLGNGSFRDTLSLFDQVLSFSYGQDINEDIFAQALGIAKLSSIKTLIDSTLSGNVEELTNMFSALISQNISLQNIVKSILENLFSIVIAKDFNDRSRVLSKVDGEIFDKTTRAELYWVYETLAKDFTWTLESIIPTDATLLAMRKVALRHQIIADTQVEDTAGKPKAQVVAQADEVNTSEIQTQPQPQPEKIEVIESEAEIIVEEPKVEEVTKPHKIIFDDPIEPVEQSTEEVVEAEEINEVSAVEEVVIEGPRTWDGFLAYLAKTSPVMGANMEQGNLIGDLVVQLEKVSLLIGYPIGAKVFYDHMNNQETLEKVREHLRSYFQVQDIDLSIELVEKKKAEETDFKSKFEINIENENIEKQNQRKEIEGDEMLQLASSIFNSKIDKIILNEDE, from the coding sequence ATGTCATATCAGGTCTTGGCCAGAAAATATCGTCCTGCAAAATTTCAAGATTTTGTTGGGCAAGAACATATTGTTAAAACTTTAGTTAATTCTTTAAGAGAAGATCGACTTGGTCATGCGTATATTTTTTCTGGTACTCGTGGAATTGGTAAGACAACAATAGCAAGAATTTTTGCAAAAGCATTAAGATGTGAAGCTCGTGATGAAAACCAAAATCCATGTGGTGAATGTAATGCATGTCATGATTTTGATTCTGCAGCTTCGATGAATGTAATTGAAATCGATGGTGCATCTAATAATAGTGTTGATGATGTTAGAGAGTTAATTAGTAATATTTCTTATCTTCCTTCTAGTGGAAAATATAAAGTTTATATTATTGATGAAGTTCACATGCTTTCTAATAGTGCTTTCAATGCACTTTTAAAAACATTAGAAGAACCACCGGAACATGCCATATTTTTAATGGCAACGACAGAGCCTGAAAAGTTACTTGGAACTGTTCTTTCAAGATGTCAGCGCTTTGATTTTGTTAATGCAACAGTTGAGGAATTAAAGTCTCACATTGTTAATATTGCAAAACTTGAAAATATTACTTTTGCTAATTCAGAGTTAATTGAAACACTTGCAAAATTAGGGAACGGATCTTTTAGAGATACTCTTTCTCTATTTGATCAAGTTTTAAGTTTCTCTTACGGCCAAGATATTAATGAAGATATTTTTGCTCAAGCCTTAGGGATAGCAAAACTTAGCTCTATTAAAACACTAATTGATTCAACTCTTTCTGGTAATGTAGAAGAGTTAACAAATATGTTTAGTGCATTGATCTCACAGAATATCTCACTTCAAAATATTGTGAAATCAATTCTTGAAAACCTTTTTTCAATCGTTATTGCTAAAGATTTCAATGATAGATCACGAGTTTTATCAAAAGTTGATGGTGAAATTTTTGATAAAACGACACGAGCAGAGCTTTACTGGGTTTATGAGACTCTTGCTAAAGATTTTACTTGGACGCTTGAATCAATCATCCCAACAGATGCAACTCTGCTTGCGATGAGAAAAGTAGCATTAAGACATCAAATTATTGCAGATACCCAAGTGGAGGATACTGCGGGAAAGCCTAAGGCCCAAGTTGTGGCCCAAGCTGATGAAGTAAATACTAGTGAAATTCAAACACAGCCACAACCACAACCAGAAAAAATTGAAGTTATAGAATCTGAGGCTGAAATAATAGTTGAAGAGCCTAAAGTTGAAGAAGTTACAAAACCTCATAAGATTATTTTTGATGATCCTATAGAACCAGTAGAACAATCAACTGAAGAAGTCGTTGAAGCCGAAGAAATTAATGAAGTTTCGGCCGTTGAGGAAGTTGTTATTGAAGGTCCAAGAACATGGGATGGATTTCTTGCTTACTTGGCAAAGACATCACCAGTAATGGGTGCCAACATGGAACAAGGTAACTTAATTGGCGATCTTGTTGTTCAGCTCGAAAAGGTATCACTTCTTATTGGTTATCCTATTGGCGCAAAAGTTTTTTACGATCATATGAATAATCAGGAAACACTTGAAAAGGTAAGAGAGCATCTTAGAAGTTATTTTCAAGTTCAGGATATCGATCTTTCTATTGAATTAGTTGAAAAGAAAAAAGCAGAAGAGACAGACTTTAAATCAAAGTTTGAAATTAATATAGAAAATGAAAATATTGAAAAGCAAAATCAAAGAAAGGAAATTGAAGGTGATGAAATGCTTCAATTGGCCAGTTCAATATTTAATTCTAAAATTGATAAAATTATCTTAAATGAAGATGAATAA
- a CDS encoding nucleoside deaminase — MNLALEEAEIAFKAGEVPVGAIIVDENDNVIARAHNLKEQQKDTTAHAEIIAIKEASEKMGDWRLLNCTIYITLEPCPMCLYAILQARFKNVVFGAYDQKAGSVSLGYSFQKDKRFNHKFSIIGGVEHFKCSKVLSDFFKLRRKTYRKRQS; from the coding sequence ATGAATTTGGCACTTGAAGAAGCGGAAATAGCTTTCAAGGCCGGAGAAGTGCCTGTTGGAGCAATTATTGTTGATGAAAATGATAATGTCATTGCCAGGGCCCATAATCTAAAAGAGCAGCAAAAAGATACAACAGCGCATGCTGAAATAATTGCTATTAAAGAAGCAAGTGAAAAAATGGGGGATTGGAGATTACTTAATTGTACAATCTATATAACTCTTGAACCTTGTCCGATGTGTCTCTATGCGATTTTACAGGCACGTTTCAAAAATGTTGTCTTCGGTGCTTATGATCAAAAAGCTGGTTCAGTATCACTTGGCTATAGCTTTCAAAAAGATAAAAGATTTAATCATAAATTTTCTATCATCGGTGGTGTCGAGCACTTTAAATGCTCGAAAGTATTATCGGATTTCTTTAAATTACGTCGAAAAACTTATCGAAAGCGTCAAAGTTAA
- a CDS encoding PilZ domain-containing protein, with translation MQKNVHYSFWTLSVVVGLFIIFYILRSLYYYNDFSLFFLYTMSLMLLGVLCFSLYTPVFYPVIGWWEYDFRYRNDLKTKVYCDDIDGIEGRLVDLRRKAGGLTLFDDLKIGQKLEIEPFTTSIDGRLSAEVVSKRQHSIGRPYTYGVRFHNTDEDSRRRYGELEKYWNFERKAKKDKKFKS, from the coding sequence ATGCAAAAAAATGTTCACTATTCTTTTTGGACATTAAGTGTCGTCGTAGGACTATTTATTATTTTTTATATTTTAAGATCCCTATACTACTACAATGATTTTTCACTATTCTTTCTTTATACAATGTCATTGATGCTATTAGGTGTGCTCTGCTTTTCTTTATATACACCTGTTTTCTATCCTGTCATTGGTTGGTGGGAATACGATTTTAGATACCGTAATGACTTAAAGACTAAAGTATATTGCGATGACATAGATGGGATTGAAGGAAGGTTAGTAGACTTACGACGTAAAGCAGGTGGATTAACTTTATTTGATGATTTGAAAATTGGTCAAAAGCTTGAAATCGAGCCATTCACAACAAGCATTGATGGACGCTTAAGTGCTGAGGTGGTATCTAAGAGACAACATTCAATTGGTAGGCCATATACTTACGGGGTAAGGTTTCACAATACCGATGAAGATTCTCGTCGTCGATACGGCGAATTAGAGAAGTACTGGAACTTTGAGCGAAAAGCTAAGAAAGACAAAAAATTTAAATCATGA
- a CDS encoding CsgG/HfaB family protein produces the protein MKKILTLTMLFALASCGGFQAERVSGDTSDEKSLEITDAWVTRDTENSVETVIQKMKQHKGFKNYLLKLGRRPKVFVAEFSNQTAEPYFPSDDISDEFLTQLSESGEYILIDASAREALLKEIQYQNDGMVSPAEAKKIGNAAGADIMIFGNVRMQPRSRSGKTLKEYTMNIRMTDISRGVEVMRTRTRVNKYSEKSKVGW, from the coding sequence ATGAAAAAGATTTTAACGCTAACAATGCTTTTCGCACTAGCTTCTTGTGGGGGATTTCAAGCAGAACGTGTTTCAGGTGATACTTCAGATGAGAAGTCATTAGAAATTACAGATGCATGGGTTACTCGAGACACTGAAAACTCAGTTGAAACAGTAATTCAAAAAATGAAACAACATAAAGGTTTTAAAAATTATTTATTAAAGCTAGGTCGTCGTCCAAAGGTGTTTGTTGCTGAATTTAGTAATCAAACTGCTGAGCCATACTTTCCTTCAGATGATATTTCAGATGAATTCTTAACTCAGTTAAGTGAGTCAGGTGAGTATATTTTAATTGATGCGTCTGCGCGTGAAGCTCTTTTAAAAGAAATTCAATATCAAAATGACGGTATGGTAAGTCCTGCAGAAGCTAAAAAAATTGGTAATGCAGCTGGTGCTGATATTATGATTTTTGGTAATGTAAGAATGCAACCACGCTCTAGAAGCGGAAAAACTCTAAAAGAGTATACGATGAATATTCGAATGACTGATATCTCAAGAGGTGTTGAAGTTATGAGAACAAGAACTCGTGTAAATAAATACTCTGAGAAATCTAAAGTAGGTTGGTAA